One genomic region from Bufo bufo chromosome 3, aBufBuf1.1, whole genome shotgun sequence encodes:
- the LOC120994238 gene encoding olfactory receptor 52N2-like, translating to MASVNISNIYSNVFILDGIPGLESYNVWISILLFVMYVLAIWGNPLMLLLIMMEPRLHNPMYYFLSTLFLTDIILSNSIVHKMFCIFWLNDKEITFVSCFIQMFFIHCFSSIESGILLAMAFDRYMAICNPLHYRSALTNTLIVKILVALVIRSTVIVIPCSWMASRLPYCQSHHIPHSYCDHMAVVKLACTDITINSVYGLTVVSIVIVFDISCIAVSYVLILRAVLRLSTKNAKKKAFGTCMSHITIIVMLYTLGLFSFLTYRVGHITPYLHVTISNLYLLIPPTLNPIIYGVRTQEIRIRILHLVHMCKNL from the exons ATGGCGTCCGTCAACATTTCGAACATTTACTCCAATGTGTTTATCTTGGATGGGATCCCAGGCCTTGAGTCTTATAATGTCTGGATATCGATCCTTCTGTTTGTCATGTACGTTCTCGCGATATGGGGCAACCCCCTGATGCTGCTCCTCATTATGATGGAGCCACGACTCCACAATCCCATGTATTATTTCCTCAGTACTTTGTTCCTCACGGATATAATTTTGTCAAACTCCATTGTTCACAAGATGTTCTGCATCTTCTGGCTCAATGACAAGGAGATCACCTTTGTCTCCTGCTTTATTCAGATGTTCTTCATCCATTGCTTTTCCTCGATTGAGTCAGGAATCCTCCTAGCCATGGCCTTTGATAGATACATGGCTATCTGTAACCCTCTACATTACAGAAGTGCATTAACCAACACATTAATAGTGAAAATACTAGTGGCTCTGGTGATAAGAAGCACTGTCATAGTGATACCATGTTCATGGATGGCCAGTAGACTACCATACTGCCAAAGCCACCACATCCCTCACTCATACTGTGACCACATGGCGGTTGTGAAGTTAGCCTGTACGGACATCACCATCAACAGTGTCTATGGCTTGACTGTGGTCTCGATAGTCATTGTGTTTgacatttcgtgcattgccgtgtCCTATGTCTTGATATTGAGGGCAGTTTTAAGACTCTCTACCAAGAATGCAAAGAAGAAAGCCTTTGGAACGTGTATGTCCCACATTACTATCATCGTCATGCTCTACACCCTGGGACTGTTCTCCTTCCTAACTTATAGGGTAGGTCATATAACTCCATACCTCCATGTGACCATTTCAAACCTCTACCTGCTCATCCCGCCAACTCTAAATCCCATCATCTATGGTGTGAGGACCCAGGAGATCC GGATTAGAATCCTCCATCTTGTGCATATGTGTAAAAATTTATAA